A portion of the Thermosediminibacter oceani DSM 16646 genome contains these proteins:
- a CDS encoding DAK2 domain-containing protein, producing the protein MAVEKIDGALFRKALIHSSRILKRNKKVVDSLNVYPVPDGDTGTNMSLTVEQAVEEARKVKGDNLKRIVDAAAWGSLMGARGNSGVILSQLFRGFAAGVPAGKDWINAQELAVAFKKGVDEAYRAVLRPVEGTILTVAREAADKLLAEAKRSKDIVENLEKMLDHARKVLDKTPEMLSILKEAGVVDAGGKGLIFLLEGFLQALKNPALIEEDETGESADPVEQGTVRADIRELEYIYCTELIVEGREIDIDALKSQVMPLGDSLLITGMNNVVKLHIHTNHPGEVLERALKWGELSKIKVDNMKLQHEEFVRSSPQQEDDKVKDTTIVAVVSGEGLKEIFKSMGTDAIIEGGQTMNPSTENILSVVNEQKSPNIIILPNNKNIILTAEQVKKLSDKNVYVVPTRSIPQGISALLAHNPLLSVEENVNNMSEALKNVITGEVTFAARDSRWNGTDIKEGDILGIVDGELIAIGTDRSEVLRELIYKMASKRDSGVLTIYCGEAVSLEEAEEVGNEVSEKYPDIEVEVYKGDQSLYYYIVSLE; encoded by the coding sequence TTGGCGGTTGAAAAAATTGATGGGGCATTGTTTAGGAAAGCGCTAATACATTCATCCCGAATATTGAAGCGCAATAAAAAGGTTGTTGATTCTCTCAACGTTTATCCGGTACCCGACGGGGATACCGGTACAAATATGTCGCTGACAGTAGAACAGGCCGTAGAAGAGGCTAGAAAGGTTAAAGGCGATAACCTGAAGCGCATTGTCGATGCGGCTGCTTGGGGTTCGCTTATGGGAGCCAGAGGAAATTCTGGGGTTATACTGTCTCAGCTGTTTAGGGGATTTGCCGCAGGAGTGCCTGCCGGAAAAGATTGGATTAATGCTCAGGAACTGGCTGTGGCCTTCAAAAAGGGGGTCGATGAGGCATACAGGGCAGTTTTAAGGCCTGTAGAAGGGACGATTCTTACGGTTGCCAGAGAGGCTGCCGATAAATTGCTGGCTGAAGCTAAGAGATCTAAAGATATAGTTGAAAATCTGGAAAAAATGCTGGATCATGCCAGGAAAGTTTTAGACAAGACTCCGGAGATGCTGAGTATATTGAAAGAAGCCGGAGTGGTGGATGCCGGCGGAAAAGGTCTGATATTTTTACTGGAGGGGTTTCTCCAGGCCTTAAAAAATCCCGCGTTAATTGAAGAAGATGAAACCGGTGAATCTGCCGACCCTGTCGAGCAGGGGACCGTAAGAGCCGATATCCGGGAACTCGAGTATATTTATTGCACCGAACTTATAGTAGAAGGCCGGGAAATAGATATTGATGCTTTAAAGTCACAGGTAATGCCTCTGGGAGATTCTCTTTTAATTACAGGCATGAATAATGTCGTAAAACTTCACATTCATACGAATCATCCGGGGGAAGTGCTGGAAAGGGCTCTGAAATGGGGAGAACTTTCAAAAATAAAGGTTGACAACATGAAATTACAGCACGAAGAATTTGTGCGTTCGTCTCCCCAACAAGAGGATGATAAAGTAAAAGATACTACCATCGTAGCGGTGGTTTCTGGAGAAGGGCTTAAAGAAATATTTAAGAGCATGGGGACCGACGCGATTATTGAAGGCGGCCAGACCATGAATCCCAGCACGGAAAACATTTTATCGGTGGTAAACGAGCAGAAATCGCCAAACATTATAATACTTCCAAATAATAAAAATATAATACTTACGGCTGAACAGGTAAAGAAGCTAAGCGACAAAAACGTTTATGTGGTACCGACCAGATCGATTCCTCAGGGAATTTCGGCGCTTTTAGCTCATAATCCCCTCCTTTCCGTGGAAGAAAACGTAAACAACATGAGCGAGGCTTTGAAAAATGTCATAACAGGCGAGGTGACTTTTGCAGCGCGAGATTCCAGGTGGAATGGTACCGACATAAAAGAGGGAGACATCCTTGGTATAGTAGACGGGGAGCTTATCGCAATAGGAACCGATAGGTCGGAGGTTTTACGCGAACTTATATATAAAATGGCCAGCAAAAGAGATTCCGGTGTGCTCACGATTTACTGCGGAGAAGCAGTGAGCCTGGAGGAGGCCGAAGAGGTTGGGAACGAAGTATCCGAAAAATACCCGGATATTGAGGTGGAGGTTTACAAAGGCGACCAGAGCCTGTACTATTATATAGTTTCTCTGGAATAA
- the recG gene encoding ATP-dependent DNA helicase RecG → MNLLSEVQYIKGVGPSRAKLLRSLGINTVMDLLHFFPRRYLDLTPLNFEQGHDDSVGAFPCIVADYGYEVLTRSRMRIVKIPVTDGRRKGSAVFFNQPYMKDAFKPGDKLVLIGKIRKNYGEYEILNPEWQKFEKTDYVDYARICPVYPLTKGLTQKIMRKIIKSVLQDPLEVDEVLPQSVLKEYRLMPKASALRNIHFPESWEKLTKAQERFAFEELLLFQLAMMITRRHLMGEKRKNTYKDFDLKPFLKNLPFSLTEGQKKVIKEIISDLKSDRIMNRLIQGDVGSGKTVVASIALYLAVKNGYQGAFMVPTEILSIQHGATLKKFLNPHGIKVEVLKGDMPKAVKEQILCDLEKGRIDVVVGTHALIQENVKFYRLGMVVTDEQHRFGVRQREALVKKGYYPDVLVMSATPIPRTLALTIYSDLDISVIDTMPRGRQKVDTYVVDESMRTRVYKFMESEIKKGNQAYVVCPAVEESDIGLSSVEEIGRELQDTFPHLRIGILHGKMKTEEKDRIMKDFYDKKIDVLVATTVVEVGVDVPSATLIVVENAERFGLAQLHQLRGRVGRSDLKSYCVLISGSKDMGVKARLNFMMKTHNGFEIAQKDLELRGPGEFLGVKQHGMPEFKFASLIKDLKLLETTKTLADEIIEKDLLSTHEYKGLKRTLEDKFKIV, encoded by the coding sequence TTGAATTTACTATCGGAAGTCCAGTATATCAAAGGTGTAGGACCTTCGAGGGCGAAATTGCTAAGATCGCTTGGAATCAATACAGTAATGGATCTTCTTCATTTTTTTCCGAGGCGGTACCTGGATCTTACTCCGCTGAATTTTGAACAGGGTCATGATGATAGCGTCGGAGCTTTTCCGTGCATTGTTGCGGATTATGGATATGAAGTGCTTACCCGATCCAGGATGAGGATTGTAAAAATACCGGTAACGGACGGCAGGCGAAAGGGCTCCGCCGTTTTTTTTAACCAGCCTTATATGAAGGATGCCTTCAAACCAGGGGACAAGCTGGTTCTGATAGGGAAAATAAGAAAAAATTACGGTGAGTACGAAATATTGAATCCTGAATGGCAAAAATTTGAAAAAACAGATTATGTTGATTATGCCAGAATTTGCCCCGTTTACCCACTTACGAAGGGTTTAACACAGAAGATTATGCGCAAAATAATAAAAAGCGTACTTCAGGATCCCTTAGAAGTTGATGAGGTTTTGCCTCAAAGCGTGTTAAAAGAGTACAGGTTAATGCCGAAGGCATCCGCTTTAAGAAATATCCATTTTCCCGAAAGCTGGGAAAAACTTACGAAAGCCCAGGAACGATTTGCTTTCGAAGAGCTTTTACTTTTTCAGCTGGCTATGATGATAACAAGGCGTCATCTCATGGGAGAGAAAAGGAAAAATACATATAAGGATTTTGATTTAAAACCTTTTTTAAAAAATCTCCCCTTTTCTCTTACCGAAGGGCAGAAAAAGGTTATAAAGGAAATTATATCGGATTTAAAGAGCGACAGGATAATGAATCGTTTAATTCAGGGCGATGTAGGTTCGGGGAAAACGGTGGTAGCAAGTATAGCGCTTTACCTTGCGGTAAAAAACGGATATCAGGGAGCTTTCATGGTTCCCACGGAGATTCTCTCCATACAGCACGGTGCCACATTAAAAAAATTTTTAAATCCGCACGGGATAAAAGTCGAGGTTCTAAAAGGAGACATGCCAAAAGCCGTAAAGGAACAAATCTTATGCGATCTTGAAAAAGGACGCATCGACGTGGTGGTCGGAACTCACGCTCTTATTCAGGAAAACGTAAAATTCTATCGGCTAGGTATGGTGGTCACCGATGAACAGCACCGCTTTGGTGTTAGACAGAGGGAAGCTTTGGTCAAAAAGGGATACTATCCCGACGTCCTGGTTATGAGCGCCACTCCGATTCCAAGGACGTTGGCGCTTACCATATATTCTGACCTGGATATTTCGGTAATAGATACTATGCCCCGGGGGCGCCAAAAGGTTGACACCTATGTGGTAGACGAAAGTATGAGAACCAGAGTATATAAATTCATGGAATCGGAAATAAAAAAGGGTAATCAGGCTTATGTCGTATGTCCTGCAGTCGAGGAGAGCGACATAGGACTTTCCAGCGTTGAGGAAATAGGGCGGGAATTACAAGATACTTTTCCACACCTCAGAATAGGCATACTGCACGGAAAAATGAAAACTGAAGAAAAAGATCGTATTATGAAAGATTTTTACGATAAAAAAATCGACGTACTTGTGGCGACAACGGTGGTCGAAGTCGGGGTGGATGTGCCTTCCGCCACGTTAATTGTGGTGGAAAATGCGGAAAGATTCGGTCTTGCGCAGCTCCACCAGTTAAGGGGAAGGGTCGGAAGGAGCGATCTCAAGTCTTACTGCGTTCTCATTTCCGGGTCAAAAGATATGGGCGTTAAAGCAAGACTGAATTTTATGATGAAAACCCACAACGGTTTCGAGATTGCTCAAAAAGATCTGGAACTCAGAGGCCCGGGAGAATTTCTGGGGGTAAAGCAGCACGGAATGCCGGAATTCAAATTTGCAAGTCTAATAAAGGATTTAAAATTGCTGGAAACGACGAAAACCCTTGCCGACGAAATTATCGAGAAAGACCTGTTGTCCACACACGAATACAAAGGCTTAAAACGAACACTCGAAGACAAATTTAAAATTGTATAA
- a CDS encoding Asp23/Gls24 family envelope stress response protein, which produces MKNIIKNSLGSINISKEVIAVLAGNAAMESYGLVGMVSRRMSDGIVELLGRENLGKGVEVQVTENELIIDLYIAVQYGTKISEVANNIAEKVHYSLNKFLGFSPDKVNVIVQSVRVK; this is translated from the coding sequence GTGAAAAATATCATCAAAAACTCCCTGGGGAGTATTAACATTTCCAAGGAAGTAATAGCAGTACTGGCAGGTAATGCAGCTATGGAGAGCTACGGCCTTGTCGGCATGGTTTCTAGAAGAATGAGCGACGGAATTGTTGAACTTTTAGGAAGGGAAAATTTAGGTAAGGGTGTAGAGGTTCAGGTAACCGAAAACGAATTGATAATAGACCTGTATATAGCCGTCCAGTATGGCACGAAAATCAGCGAAGTCGCCAATAACATTGCAGAAAAAGTTCATTACTCTTTAAATAAATTTTTGGGCTTTTCACCGGACAAAGTAAACGTCATTGTTCAGAGTGTGCGGGTGAAATAG